From Echinicola soli, a single genomic window includes:
- a CDS encoding P-II family nitrogen regulator, whose product MKKVEAIIRTSRFEVIQQCIAALGVKFLTFYEVKGMGLEHAKIEKYRGVAYEPAFIPRTKLEIMVTEELVEPVINCILKEGRTGQIGDGKIFVTDVLEVYRVRNDDKGADAL is encoded by the coding sequence ATGAAAAAAGTAGAAGCAATTATTAGAACATCTCGATTTGAGGTGATTCAGCAGTGTATTGCCGCACTAGGAGTGAAGTTCCTAACTTTTTATGAAGTAAAAGGGATGGGACTCGAGCACGCAAAAATCGAAAAGTACAGAGGGGTTGCTTATGAACCCGCTTTTATCCCTCGGACAAAATTAGAAATCATGGTTACCGAAGAATTGGTAGAACCTGTTATCAACTGCATCCTCAAAGAAGGCCGCACTGGGCAGATAGGTGACGGGAAGATTTTCGTGACCGATGTGCTGGAAGTCTACAGAGTGAGGAATGATGACAAAGGGGCCGATGCGCTGTAG
- a CDS encoding 3-hydroxyanthranilate 3,4-dioxygenase, giving the protein MALTKPFNFKQWIDDNRHLLKPPIGNQQVYKGNEDFIVMVVGGPNSRKDYHYNEGEEFFYQLEGDIVLKVIDEGQPKDIEIKEGEIFLLPPKVHHSPRRPANTVGLVIERYRNEGEEDGFIWYCENCGNKLYEEYAAVTDIVTQLPPIMERFWSNPENTTCTSCGTKMEK; this is encoded by the coding sequence ATGGCATTGACAAAACCGTTTAATTTCAAGCAATGGATTGACGATAACCGACACTTGCTTAAACCGCCAATCGGCAATCAACAAGTGTATAAAGGGAATGAAGATTTTATCGTGATGGTCGTGGGAGGTCCTAATTCCCGGAAGGATTACCATTATAATGAAGGCGAGGAATTTTTCTACCAACTAGAAGGGGATATCGTGCTGAAAGTGATCGATGAGGGCCAGCCAAAGGATATAGAAATCAAGGAAGGGGAAATTTTTCTTTTGCCACCAAAAGTGCACCATAGCCCCAGAAGACCAGCCAATACTGTTGGACTGGTAATAGAACGGTACCGAAATGAAGGCGAAGAGGATGGTTTCATTTGGTATTGTGAAAACTGTGGAAATAAGCTTTACGAAGAATATGCGGCGGTGACAGATATTGTGACTCAGCTGCCACCGATCATGGAGCGCTTTTGGAGCAATCCTGAAAACACTACCTGCACATCGTGTGGAACCAAAATGGAAAAATAG
- a CDS encoding ammonium transporter, translated as MNQELFTINNVWMMVATILVFIMHLGFASLEAGLTRAKNTVNILFKNTIIPAMGLLTYGFVGFNLMYPGEAFTGGFFGLSGLGLSLPEGWDTFRYNEGYTFFTDFIFQAMFAATAATIVSGAVAERIKLGPFIIFSTLYVAICYPIVGMWKWGGGFLDSLDTPFYDFAGSTIVHSVGGWGALVGAYLLGPRIGKYTAKGMNAIPGHNIPMAVIGVFLLWFGWFGFNGGSVLTADPGTVSKVFVTTSIAGAAGAFGALLFSYIKFKSYDITMVLNGILAGLVGITAGADLMGVGESAIIGFVGGSLVVFAVVFFDNVKIDDPVGAISVHLVGGIWGTLAVGLFGDLAGFSQVMSQLIGIGAVGLFCVIFSFVVFYAMKKTVGIRVHEQEEVEGLDINEHSMRAYPDFAIKE; from the coding sequence ATGAATCAAGAATTATTTACCATCAACAATGTGTGGATGATGGTAGCCACTATCCTGGTATTTATCATGCACTTAGGCTTTGCCTCTTTGGAAGCCGGACTTACCAGGGCCAAAAACACCGTCAACATTCTCTTTAAAAATACTATTATCCCAGCCATGGGGCTATTGACTTATGGCTTTGTTGGATTTAATCTAATGTATCCGGGAGAAGCTTTTACAGGAGGCTTTTTCGGATTGAGTGGTTTGGGGTTGAGCTTGCCGGAAGGTTGGGACACCTTTAGGTATAACGAGGGCTATACCTTCTTTACAGACTTTATCTTTCAGGCCATGTTTGCCGCCACTGCGGCTACGATCGTTTCCGGTGCCGTAGCGGAGCGTATAAAGCTCGGCCCATTTATCATTTTCTCTACACTTTATGTAGCAATCTGCTATCCCATTGTAGGTATGTGGAAGTGGGGTGGAGGCTTCTTGGATAGCCTGGATACTCCATTCTATGATTTTGCAGGCTCTACCATCGTCCACTCTGTAGGCGGATGGGGAGCACTGGTAGGAGCCTACTTGCTAGGCCCAAGGATCGGTAAGTATACCGCTAAAGGCATGAATGCCATTCCCGGACATAATATTCCGATGGCAGTAATCGGTGTGTTCTTGCTTTGGTTTGGATGGTTTGGCTTTAACGGGGGATCTGTCCTTACCGCTGATCCCGGTACTGTTTCAAAAGTGTTTGTGACCACTTCGATAGCTGGTGCTGCTGGAGCTTTTGGTGCCTTGCTTTTCTCCTATATCAAATTCAAGTCCTATGATATCACCATGGTGCTGAATGGCATCTTGGCAGGATTGGTAGGTATTACGGCTGGGGCGGACCTGATGGGCGTTGGTGAATCTGCCATCATCGGTTTTGTGGGTGGTTCTCTGGTGGTTTTTGCTGTGGTCTTCTTTGATAACGTGAAGATCGATGACCCCGTGGGAGCCATTTCTGTCCACCTCGTTGGGGGCATTTGGGGGACATTGGCAGTAGGGCTTTTTGGCGATCTTGCTGGATTCTCCCAGGTAATGTCCCAATTGATCGGTATTGGAGCTGTAGGCCTATTCTGTGTGATTTTTAGCTTTGTGGTGTTCTATGCCATGAAGAAAACAGTCGGTATCCGTGTACATGAGCAGGAAGAAGTGGAAGGATTGGATATCAATGAGCACAGTATGCGTGCATATCCTGACTTTGCCATTAAGGAATAA
- the kynU gene encoding kynureninase yields the protein MTAYRYSLAFAQERDREDPLRKFKSRFYFPKVNGEEVIYFCGNSLGLQPKSVKGYLERDLDSWATKAVDGHFDGEDPWFSVHERSKAALAEIVGAKKHEVVAMGSLTSNLHTLMVSFYQPGGKRHKILTEAGAFPSDMYALETQAKYHGLDPNETIIEVAPRTGEHTLRTEDILQAISAHKDELACVMMAGLQYYTGQVFDMDAITKAAHDAGALVGFDLAHAVGNAPLRLHDWGVDFAAWCSYKYLNSGPGNVAGIFVHERHGDNPKLNRFAGWWGHDEKVRFKMEKGFAPMYGADGWQTSNGNVLGMAAHQASLDIFKEAGMAHLRKKSVQLTGFLEYLIREISGDSGVLEIITPSAEEERGCQLSLLIHKGGKAVFDEFYRNGIVGDWRNPNVIRIAPTPLYNSFEDVFKFAKILEQSLSKFA from the coding sequence ATGACTGCATACCGCTATAGCCTGGCTTTTGCCCAGGAAAGGGACCGTGAAGACCCCCTCAGGAAATTCAAAAGTCGATTTTACTTTCCTAAGGTAAATGGAGAGGAAGTTATTTACTTTTGTGGTAATTCCCTGGGACTTCAGCCAAAATCAGTCAAAGGGTACCTTGAGCGGGATTTGGACAGTTGGGCGACCAAAGCCGTGGATGGCCACTTCGATGGAGAAGATCCGTGGTTTTCTGTCCATGAAAGGTCCAAAGCCGCCTTGGCGGAAATAGTAGGTGCGAAAAAGCACGAAGTGGTGGCCATGGGCAGTTTGACCAGTAACCTTCATACGCTGATGGTGTCCTTTTATCAGCCAGGAGGTAAGCGGCATAAAATTCTGACAGAAGCGGGAGCTTTCCCTTCAGACATGTATGCACTGGAGACCCAGGCAAAGTATCATGGGTTGGATCCGAATGAGACAATCATCGAAGTGGCGCCCAGAACAGGGGAGCATACCCTAAGGACGGAGGATATTCTGCAAGCGATATCCGCACATAAGGATGAATTGGCTTGTGTGATGATGGCGGGGTTGCAGTATTATACTGGCCAGGTGTTTGACATGGATGCGATTACCAAGGCCGCTCATGACGCAGGGGCTCTGGTGGGGTTTGACCTTGCCCACGCGGTGGGGAATGCCCCTTTACGGTTACATGACTGGGGAGTGGACTTTGCGGCGTGGTGCAGTTATAAGTACCTGAATTCGGGGCCGGGAAATGTGGCAGGGATTTTTGTGCACGAGCGACATGGTGATAACCCGAAACTGAACCGTTTTGCAGGCTGGTGGGGGCATGATGAAAAGGTGCGCTTCAAGATGGAAAAAGGCTTTGCTCCCATGTATGGAGCCGATGGCTGGCAAACATCCAATGGTAACGTCCTGGGAATGGCGGCACACCAAGCTTCATTGGATATTTTCAAAGAGGCAGGGATGGCACACCTAAGGAAAAAAAGCGTACAATTAACAGGGTTCTTAGAATACCTGATTCGTGAAATAAGCGGTGATAGCGGAGTGCTGGAGATCATTACACCAAGTGCTGAAGAGGAGAGAGGATGCCAATTGTCACTGTTGATCCATAAAGGCGGAAAAGCCGTATTTGATGAATTTTACCGAAACGGGATTGTTGGGGACTGGCGAAACCCCAATGTGATCAGGATCGCTCCGACCCCCCTTTACAATAGCTTTGAGGATGTGTTTAAATTTGCCAAAATCCTGGAACAATCCTTATCGAAATTCGCTTAA
- a CDS encoding DUF4382 domain-containing protein, with the protein MKILHFKNWLFGLAGLLVMASCNSDDKESMEGTATVNVSLVDAPADYDEVWIDVLGVELLPGGEDEDGDGWIYIPYDEEDAYINLLSLVNGNEAFIGSEEISAGSISKLRLVLGEDNYLVIDGEETPLTTPSAQQSGLKLQLDQELMAGIQYDLVIDFDAAKSIVKAGNSGQYILKPVLRVVAEQSASIEGKVLPVEAHPVIYGIINEDTVSTFADESGAFALRGLAEGNYTVIFEPTEEYEADTLYDVPAVDGEITVLDPVELEMAADLEVEIGTVN; encoded by the coding sequence ATGAAAATTTTACACTTCAAAAATTGGCTCTTCGGACTTGCAGGATTGCTTGTAATGGCGTCTTGTAACTCAGATGATAAGGAATCGATGGAAGGAACAGCCACGGTAAATGTATCGCTCGTGGATGCACCAGCGGATTATGATGAAGTATGGATTGATGTTTTGGGGGTAGAGCTCTTACCTGGTGGTGAAGACGAAGATGGTGACGGCTGGATTTATATCCCTTACGATGAAGAAGATGCATATATCAACCTCCTTTCCTTGGTCAATGGAAATGAAGCTTTTATCGGATCAGAAGAGATTTCTGCAGGTTCGATTTCCAAGTTGCGCCTGGTATTAGGTGAGGACAATTATTTGGTTATAGATGGTGAAGAGACCCCATTGACTACACCAAGTGCCCAACAAAGTGGGCTAAAACTTCAGCTTGACCAAGAGCTAATGGCAGGCATCCAGTATGATCTGGTCATCGATTTTGACGCGGCAAAATCCATTGTTAAAGCAGGTAACTCTGGACAATATATCCTTAAGCCTGTCTTGAGAGTGGTAGCAGAGCAATCCGCTTCAATCGAAGGGAAAGTACTTCCCGTAGAGGCCCATCCGGTAATCTACGGCATCATTAATGAAGACACTGTCAGCACTTTTGCTGATGAATCTGGTGCCTTCGCCCTGAGGGGACTTGCTGAAGGAAACTATACCGTCATTTTTGAGCCTACTGAAGAATACGAAGCAGATACACTTTATGATGTTCCTGCAGTAGACGGCGAAATCACCGTATTGGATCCTGTGGAATTGGAAATGGCGGCTGATTTGGAAGTAGAGATCGGAACTGTAAATTAA
- a CDS encoding Tll0287-like domain-containing protein, with translation MMRILSIIIAGLLISCGSRKKVDREVFDAVNESMEIKKVNEVDIINLAIKWGNEISAEAQQELMGKLNKSINEKGVAGAVEFCNVEALPSLNEVSKRHKVVVRRVSHDFRNPADQPNEEEEMLLEAYEYNEENGVKNSANVQEIGNGEILLYTKAIKIPGEMCLNCHGDPGVDIGEETLEKLDALYPEDKAKGHKVGELRGMWSIAIPKKEVVKKL, from the coding sequence ATGATGCGAATTTTATCCATAATAATAGCTGGATTGTTGATTTCCTGTGGCTCACGCAAAAAGGTGGACCGTGAAGTGTTTGATGCCGTCAATGAGTCCATGGAAATCAAAAAGGTCAATGAAGTGGATATCATCAACCTGGCCATCAAATGGGGCAATGAAATAAGTGCAGAAGCCCAGCAAGAGTTGATGGGGAAATTGAACAAGTCGATCAACGAAAAAGGAGTGGCCGGTGCAGTGGAATTTTGCAATGTGGAGGCACTACCTTCGCTAAATGAAGTGAGTAAGCGGCACAAGGTGGTCGTAAGAAGGGTTTCCCATGACTTCAGAAACCCTGCCGATCAGCCTAATGAGGAGGAAGAGATGTTGCTGGAGGCTTATGAGTACAATGAAGAAAATGGGGTGAAGAACTCTGCAAATGTGCAGGAAATCGGAAATGGTGAAATCCTACTCTATACAAAGGCCATTAAAATCCCAGGAGAAATGTGCTTGAATTGTCATGGTGATCCAGGCGTGGATATTGGGGAAGAAACCTTAGAGAAGTTAGACGCCTTATATCCAGAAGACAAGGCCAAAGGTCACAAAGTCGGAGAACTCAGGGGAATGTGGAGCATTGCCATTCCGAAAAAAGAAGTGGTGAAGAAACTGTAA
- a CDS encoding isopenicillin N synthase family dioxygenase: protein MSEILYKEIPSLDLSDFTSGNAEQKEAFVHKLGDAYENIGFVAIKNHGLTQALQDKLYASIKAFFAQEDTIKSKYERPEIGYQRGYTGKGKEHAKGRNTGDLKEFYHVGQELSKIPDSDPLKKDYPPNVWPEEVPDFKDTALEVFGTIEAAGKAMLQAIALHLGLDEMYFEDRVLHGNSILRPIHYFPIEDPASVPADAVRAAEHGDINLITLLMGASADGLQVLRKDGQWIPITALPDQLVVNVGDMLERLTNRKLKSTIHRVVNPPREKMNNSRYSIPFFMHPRSEMDLACLDSCVDGANPKAFPDATAGEFLEERLRELGLRK from the coding sequence ATGAGCGAAATCCTTTATAAAGAAATCCCTTCCTTGGACCTATCCGACTTTACCTCGGGCAATGCTGAACAAAAAGAGGCATTTGTACACAAACTTGGTGATGCATACGAAAACATTGGTTTCGTAGCCATAAAAAACCATGGGCTCACCCAAGCACTTCAAGACAAGCTCTATGCGTCGATCAAAGCTTTTTTTGCACAGGAAGACACTATCAAATCCAAGTACGAGCGGCCAGAAATCGGCTATCAGCGTGGCTATACGGGGAAAGGAAAAGAACATGCAAAGGGCAGAAACACCGGGGATCTGAAGGAATTTTACCATGTGGGCCAGGAATTGTCCAAAATCCCTGATTCCGATCCGCTCAAAAAGGATTATCCTCCTAATGTATGGCCAGAGGAAGTTCCAGACTTCAAAGACACGGCGCTGGAAGTCTTTGGCACCATCGAAGCTGCAGGGAAAGCCATGCTACAGGCTATTGCCTTACATTTAGGGCTTGATGAAATGTATTTTGAGGACAGAGTACTCCACGGCAATTCCATTTTACGCCCCATTCATTATTTCCCCATCGAAGATCCTGCTTCTGTTCCTGCAGATGCTGTCCGTGCAGCGGAGCACGGTGACATTAACCTGATCACACTGCTAATGGGTGCAAGTGCGGACGGTCTTCAAGTGCTTCGAAAAGATGGCCAATGGATCCCCATCACAGCCCTTCCGGACCAGCTTGTCGTCAACGTAGGGGACATGCTCGAAAGGCTCACCAATAGGAAACTAAAATCCACGATTCACCGCGTGGTCAACCCTCCCCGTGAAAAGATGAACAACAGCCGCTATTCCATCCCGTTTTTTATGCACCCAAGATCAGAAATGGACCTCGCCTGCCTGGACAGTTGTGTGGACGGGGCAAACCCAAAAGCATTTCCAGATGCTACTGCAGGTGAATTTCTGGAAGAGAGGCTTCGGGAATTAGGGCTTCGCAAATAG
- a CDS encoding FAD-dependent oxidoreductase, with the protein MNKNDVSIIGAGLIGSLLGIYLQKKGINVSIYEKRPDLRDKRHAPEGRSINMALSDRGWKALDKIGLREMVEPYVIPMYGRRVHDEHGETSFLSYGKENQAIYSISRGKFNHMLVDEAERYGAKMNFNHTCEEINIGETSLTVILPDGTKEHRETDVIIGADGAYSSLRDAMQRQTRLNYKQEYISHGYKELTIPATADGEFAMDPNALHIWPRGQFMLIALPNPDKSFTCTLFLPFEDGKVCFDKINDEGDLESVFKNYFADAFVLMPDLNKEYFGNPTSSLINVECFPWLANKSMLIGDACHAMVPFFGQGMNCGFEDCFILDGLIEKYGTTSWELVFEKFQKVRKPDTDAISEMARNNFTEMRDSVANPRFLIRKKIEAKLHELFPNEWIPLYTMVTFSDMKYADAYAQGRLQDEIMDKVMEDPMILQNWQQVDYGSIISQIETARMV; encoded by the coding sequence ATGAACAAGAATGATGTCAGCATAATTGGTGCGGGACTGATTGGATCATTGCTGGGGATCTACCTTCAGAAGAAAGGGATCAATGTTTCTATCTATGAGAAGCGGCCTGATCTGAGGGATAAAAGGCATGCCCCAGAGGGGCGTTCCATCAATATGGCGCTTAGTGACAGGGGATGGAAGGCGCTGGATAAGATCGGCCTTCGTGAAATGGTAGAGCCTTATGTGATTCCGATGTATGGAAGGAGAGTCCATGATGAGCACGGTGAGACCTCTTTCTTGTCCTACGGCAAAGAAAACCAAGCGATTTATTCCATCTCAAGGGGTAAGTTTAACCATATGCTCGTGGATGAAGCGGAGAGGTATGGAGCTAAAATGAACTTTAACCATACTTGCGAGGAGATCAATATTGGAGAGACTTCTTTAACAGTGATCTTGCCAGACGGAACAAAAGAACATCGTGAAACTGACGTAATCATAGGTGCAGATGGGGCTTATTCTTCTCTGCGAGATGCGATGCAGCGACAGACAAGGCTAAACTATAAGCAAGAGTACATCTCCCACGGCTATAAGGAGCTGACCATTCCGGCTACGGCTGATGGTGAGTTTGCGATGGATCCCAATGCCCTTCATATCTGGCCAAGGGGGCAGTTTATGTTGATAGCTTTGCCCAATCCTGATAAATCCTTCACCTGTACACTTTTTTTGCCTTTTGAAGATGGAAAAGTATGTTTCGACAAGATCAATGATGAAGGTGACTTGGAGAGCGTGTTTAAAAACTATTTTGCTGATGCCTTTGTGTTAATGCCTGACCTGAACAAGGAATACTTTGGTAACCCCACCTCTTCTCTGATCAATGTGGAGTGTTTCCCTTGGCTGGCCAATAAGTCAATGCTGATCGGTGATGCCTGTCACGCCATGGTTCCTTTCTTTGGCCAAGGGATGAATTGTGGCTTTGAAGATTGCTTTATCCTTGATGGACTTATAGAGAAGTATGGAACTACTTCTTGGGAATTGGTTTTTGAGAAATTCCAAAAAGTCAGAAAACCAGATACCGACGCCATCAGTGAAATGGCCAGAAATAATTTTACCGAGATGAGGGACAGCGTGGCCAATCCTCGTTTCCTTATTCGTAAGAAAATAGAGGCGAAGCTCCATGAACTGTTTCCCAATGAGTGGATTCCCCTCTATACGATGGTGACGTTTTCGGATATGAAATATGCAGATGCGTATGCCCAGGGAAGGCTTCAAGATGAAATAATGGATAAAGTAATGGAAGATCCGATGATATTGCAAAATTGGCAACAAGTGGATTATGGATCGATCATTTCACAGATAGAAACCGCTAGAATGGTATAA
- a CDS encoding DoxX family protein: protein MKKILFSNSPISGSLALLLLRVGAAALMMTHGWSKIVKFSEYLTKFPDPIGVGPAVSLQLTIFAEFFCAILLALGFMTRLALIPLMITMIVAVFIIHGDDPFGDKEIGLLYLATFTSLFLSGPGSISMDAQILKKNRYR from the coding sequence ATGAAAAAGATACTCTTTTCCAACAGTCCTATATCTGGCAGTTTGGCACTTTTACTCCTCAGAGTGGGTGCTGCTGCGTTGATGATGACTCATGGATGGTCAAAAATTGTTAAATTCAGCGAATACCTGACCAAATTCCCTGACCCAATTGGGGTTGGGCCTGCAGTATCTTTACAGTTGACTATTTTCGCGGAATTTTTTTGCGCTATCTTGCTGGCACTTGGTTTTATGACCAGGTTGGCACTGATCCCTCTTATGATCACCATGATCGTGGCCGTGTTTATCATCCACGGAGATGATCCCTTCGGCGACAAGGAAATAGGCTTACTTTACTTGGCTACATTTACCTCTCTGTTCCTTTCTGGCCCTGGCAGCATCTCCATGGACGCTCAGATTCTCAAGAAAAACCGTTATCGGTGA
- a CDS encoding nucleotidyltransferase family protein has protein sequence MNKPTLLILAAGIGSRYGGNKQIEGFGPNGETIIEYSIFDAIRAGFGKVVFIVRREILETVKEIFLPKLEGKIAVDFVVQSLDSLVPEEFQTPDRKKPYGTGHAVLCAKDAINKPFAVINADDFYGKEAFQALGKFLKEDVKEDLHCMVGYAIKNVLSENGTVSRGVCETNENFQLIGMTERTGIAREKDEIICREEEDPIVIAPDTPVSMNCWGFHPSFFEEAHRIWKAFLPENKDNIKSEFYIPSVANTLIEEKKANIAILEGGKTWFGVTYPEDKPVVVSALKRLHDQGDYPDGLWE, from the coding sequence ATGAATAAACCTACACTTTTGATCCTGGCTGCCGGCATCGGCAGTCGATACGGAGGAAATAAACAAATCGAAGGATTTGGCCCCAATGGTGAAACGATCATTGAATACTCCATATTCGACGCTATTCGTGCGGGCTTTGGGAAAGTGGTCTTCATCGTACGAAGAGAGATCTTGGAAACCGTGAAAGAGATCTTTTTGCCCAAACTTGAAGGAAAAATAGCCGTAGACTTTGTCGTACAATCCCTGGACAGCCTCGTACCAGAGGAATTCCAAACTCCTGATCGGAAAAAACCCTATGGAACCGGCCATGCTGTACTCTGTGCCAAAGATGCCATCAACAAACCATTTGCCGTGATCAATGCGGATGATTTCTATGGAAAAGAAGCCTTCCAAGCACTGGGCAAATTCCTGAAGGAAGACGTCAAAGAAGACCTTCACTGCATGGTAGGTTATGCGATAAAAAATGTACTCTCCGAAAACGGCACCGTCAGTCGTGGGGTCTGCGAGACCAATGAGAATTTTCAGCTTATCGGTATGACAGAACGCACTGGCATTGCCCGCGAGAAAGATGAAATCATCTGCAGAGAGGAAGAAGACCCCATTGTAATAGCACCGGACACTCCCGTGAGCATGAACTGCTGGGGCTTCCATCCTTCGTTTTTCGAAGAGGCTCACAGAATCTGGAAAGCATTCCTCCCCGAAAACAAAGACAACATCAAGTCGGAATTTTACATCCCTTCTGTAGCCAATACACTCATTGAGGAGAAAAAAGCCAATATCGCCATTTTGGAAGGCGGTAAAACGTGGTTTGGTGTGACGTATCCAGAGGATAAGCCGGTGGTGGTATCCGCTTTAAAGCGTCTTCATGACCAAGGAGACTATCCCGACGGCCTGTGGGAATAA
- a CDS encoding thiamine pyrophosphokinase, producing MSSHHFVKEQQEPAMLILDTARLSYEQIAPLLEWVPTVLVAEPMVDMVRSWGIKIDVILASSEYQKEHVKLLEEQYPLRFLTCQQEKFLEEGLEYLIATKHPAVNIIGYDHKQLFHLEKKLDLVNIVVFDGPIRYFPVRDKSFKKWFPQSSIQLHAPEGTLIEMKTASESQFINIKHATFVEADGGTIIFQSMQQPYWIGEMIGEEI from the coding sequence ATGTCATCGCATCATTTTGTGAAAGAGCAGCAAGAACCTGCCATGCTCATCCTGGACACTGCCCGGCTGTCTTACGAGCAGATCGCACCATTATTGGAGTGGGTACCCACCGTGTTGGTGGCCGAGCCGATGGTAGACATGGTACGCTCTTGGGGAATTAAAATTGATGTAATCTTAGCTTCTAGCGAATACCAAAAGGAGCATGTCAAACTTCTGGAAGAACAGTATCCCCTACGCTTTTTGACATGTCAGCAGGAAAAATTCCTGGAAGAAGGGCTCGAGTACCTTATCGCTACCAAGCATCCAGCCGTAAACATTATTGGCTACGACCATAAACAGCTTTTTCATTTGGAAAAAAAATTAGACCTGGTGAATATCGTGGTCTTTGACGGCCCCATCCGCTATTTTCCGGTGAGGGACAAATCCTTCAAAAAATGGTTTCCGCAAAGTTCCATCCAGCTACACGCACCGGAAGGCACCCTCATCGAGATGAAAACCGCTTCAGAAAGCCAATTCATCAACATCAAACATGCCACCTTCGTAGAAGCCGATGGTGGCACCATCATCTTCCAATCCATGCAGCAGCCCTACTGGATCGGAGAAATGATCGGGGAGGAGATTTAG
- the chrA gene encoding chromate efflux transporter, whose translation MTIRKVKYYLYLKDVITLSVTAFGGPQAFLAMVLDIMVKKRHYITEEELWELHALCQILPGPTSTQTISAIGYRVGGPNLAYLSLLVWILPATIIMTAAAILVDFLQTQTEGSLDFAKFIQPMAIGFIIYAAQKTIGKMVKTTEAMVLMLLSAFVAFFYNSPYIFPFMLVAGGITTSLKFNKQPKIEEKSGIRIQWANFLLWGGVLILAATLGHFTKILPIRLFENFYRNGSLIFGGGQVLVPYLYTEFVEFKAYLTSEEFLTGYAISQGVPGPTFSISSYIGALSMRSAGLGVGGAIIGGLVSAAGIFLPGTFLIFFVIRFWDELKKYRPVRAALEGINAVSCGMLIAAAYLLFEPMPANFFNIAAIAITYFMLQFTKIPSPFIIIGGIVIGLGYQLFINNLIG comes from the coding sequence GTGACCATCCGCAAAGTAAAATATTACCTTTACCTGAAGGATGTCATCACCCTTTCAGTAACGGCTTTCGGTGGACCGCAGGCCTTCTTGGCCATGGTACTGGATATCATGGTCAAGAAACGACACTACATCACCGAGGAGGAACTTTGGGAACTCCATGCCCTCTGCCAGATACTGCCAGGCCCTACTTCCACACAGACCATTTCAGCTATTGGTTACCGGGTAGGAGGCCCTAACCTCGCTTACCTATCGCTTTTGGTATGGATACTGCCGGCCACTATCATCATGACAGCAGCCGCTATTTTAGTGGATTTCCTTCAGACCCAAACCGAAGGTTCGCTGGATTTTGCCAAGTTTATCCAGCCCATGGCTATTGGTTTTATCATTTATGCCGCGCAAAAAACCATTGGCAAGATGGTAAAAACCACTGAAGCAATGGTGCTGATGCTGTTGTCGGCATTTGTGGCTTTCTTTTATAATTCGCCTTACATTTTTCCATTTATGCTGGTGGCCGGCGGCATCACCACCTCATTGAAATTTAACAAACAACCTAAAATCGAAGAGAAAAGCGGCATCAGGATCCAGTGGGCAAACTTCCTGCTTTGGGGAGGTGTATTGATTTTAGCGGCGACCTTGGGACATTTTACGAAAATTCTTCCTATCCGATTATTTGAGAATTTCTATCGTAACGGCAGTTTGATCTTTGGGGGAGGACAGGTGCTGGTCCCTTATCTCTACACTGAATTTGTAGAATTCAAGGCTTACCTTACCTCTGAAGAATTCTTGACCGGATATGCTATTTCACAGGGTGTCCCAGGCCCCACCTTCAGCATCAGTTCGTACATAGGCGCCCTGTCCATGCGAAGTGCTGGACTGGGAGTAGGAGGAGCTATAATAGGCGGGTTGGTTTCTGCAGCAGGCATATTTCTGCCTGGCACTTTCCTGATTTTCTTTGTCATTAGATTTTGGGACGAGTTGAAGAAATACCGGCCCGTTCGTGCCGCTCTGGAAGGGATCAATGCCGTCAGCTGTGGTATGCTGATCGCCGCTGCTTATCTGCTCTTCGAGCCAATGCCTGCCAATTTCTTTAACATCGCAGCCATTGCCATCACTTATTTTATGCTCCAATTTACCAAAATCCCTTCACCATTCATCATTATTGGCGGTATCGTGATAGGACTGGGCTACCAACTATTCATTAATAACCTAATTGGATAA